TCCTTCTCCAGTTGCTTTTTATCCGCCGTTCTCCTATACTATCCGCACTTAGATCAGCGGCGTATTCCGCGTTCAATATCCCGAGGAGACTCCTCTATGCCCGAGAAGAGCGCATTCATCGAGGAGGTATTCACCCGGGCCAAGAAGACGCCCCGGCGCATCGTGCTCCCCGAGGGACACGACGAGCGCATCGTGAAGGCGGCCGGTATCATCGCGCGGAAGGATCTCGCCCGCCCCATCATCCTCGGCATCCGGGACCGCATCCTCGCCCAGCTCAAGTCCCTGGGGATGAGCGCCGAGGGGATAGAGATCGTCAACCCCCAGGGTGACCCGCGTCTGGACGACTTCGCGAAGACCTTCTTCGAGCTCCGCCGCCACAAGGGGGTCACGCTCGACCAGGCGCGCGAGACGATATCCTCCTGGGTCTACTTCGGCACGATGATGGTCTACAAGGGCGACGCCGACTGCCTCGTCTGCGGCGCAACCCACTCCACGCGCAACACGATAATGCCCGCCCTGCAGATCATCAAATGCAAACGGGGCTGCTCCCTCGTCTCAAGTCTGTTCTTCATGGTCCTCGGCAAGGATGTCTTCGCCTTCGCCGACTGCGGGGTGATCGAGAACCCCTCGAGCGAGCAGCTCGCGGAGATCGCCGTCGAGACGACGGCGACCGCGATCCACTTCGGCATCCCCCCGCTCATCGCGCTCCTCTCCTACTCCACGAAGCGCTCCGCAGCCAGCCCCCTCACCCGGAAGATCGTCGAGGCGGTGGAGATCGCGAAGTTGAAGATCGCGCGCCGGTTCCCGGGCAGAGACGACATCGCCATCGACGGCGAGCTCCAGGTGGACGCGGCGATCGTGCCCGCCGTCGCGGCGCGCAAGGCCGCCGACAGCCCGTTGCGGGGGAAGGCGCGGGTGCTGATCTTCCCGGACCTCAACAGCGGCAACATCGGCTACAAGCTCGTCCATCGCCTCGCGCGGGCCGAGGCCTACGGCCCCATCCTTCAGGGCCTCGCCAAGCCGGTGAACGACCTCTCGCGCGGCTGCGACGCCGACGACGTGGTCGGGGTCGCGGCCGTGACGGCAGTCCAGTCGCAGGACGTGTAAGACCAAGCGGAGCGCCGATGAAGATCGCCCCTTCCTGCAGGGCCACCGCGGTGGGAAGTCTGCCGTACCGCGACGCCGACGAGGCGGTTGGCCGCGTCCTCGCGGCGTTTCCAGAGTTCCCCGCCTGGCCCCAGCTCCCCAACCGCTCCTTTCTCGAGAATATGTACGTGCAGTACAGCGAGGGGCTCCCCTGCCTCGTCG
This portion of the Chlamydiota bacterium genome encodes:
- the pta gene encoding phosphate acetyltransferase: MPEKSAFIEEVFTRAKKTPRRIVLPEGHDERIVKAAGIIARKDLARPIILGIRDRILAQLKSLGMSAEGIEIVNPQGDPRLDDFAKTFFELRRHKGVTLDQARETISSWVYFGTMMVYKGDADCLVCGATHSTRNTIMPALQIIKCKRGCSLVSSLFFMVLGKDVFAFADCGVIENPSSEQLAEIAVETTATAIHFGIPPLIALLSYSTKRSAASPLTRKIVEAVEIAKLKIARRFPGRDDIAIDGELQVDAAIVPAVAARKAADSPLRGKARVLIFPDLNSGNIGYKLVHRLARAEAYGPILQGLAKPVNDLSRGCDADDVVGVAAVTAVQSQDV